The region gtttctattctttttcatATGGCAACCCACATCTTTCTCctttttcaaaatattttcATACTTTATTTGCATTCTTTTTTAAacttctttaattaagaaagtaaagaaatatatttaaGCACTGGATAGTTGGCCTCAGATCAATATACTTAGAGTTAGGGGTCGATCATTAATAAGTGTCCGGGGCTGGTAAAGTTGCTGTGGGCTGGCAAATTTGCTGTGGGGCCACCCCTTATAGCTAATGTACATGAAAGTCAAGGATTCATTAAATGTGACTTAATTGCAACACAATTAATGATTCGTCTTGTTGTAGAGCATATATCTATAAACATGTCTTTGGAAAGTTCTTAGTATGGCATAGTGAGGGGATGCTCGCTTATTAAAGTATTCTCAAAGTACTATATAGTACAGCCACCATCATTAAAACACACCAAGGGGCGGTTCAAATTAAATGGACAATGGAGAATGATGACACACTCTTCTTCTTCATTTACATGTACAAAAATCCAGTAAGGAATCACATAGCCTAGTATTTCACTCGGAAGGAtaacgcggcggaaaggggtctggctatgcaagaaTAGCCTAGCTTGAGAGATTCAAACAGATTTACCTCCAGAGAACTTCGCAACTATTCTAAAACTACGCATACATTCAGATTCAAAAAGTAATATATGCAGTAGATGCATTTCTGAGTCTAACATGGCTTGCAATTAAGTTGTTGATTTAGCTATTGTATCAATTAAATGCTCTCTGAGTAGTAAGTCAAATGTTTAGGCTGTATGCCTTGAGTCAGTGTATGAAAAGTGTACTACAAATCTGAGAGGGACATGAATCAAAAACAGGTTCTAGgaaattgattaatattacACACTTAATTGAACCAGTTATCTCTAATGAGGCCTGTCATTTTGTGACTTATTACTAGTtattatcacacacacacacacacacacacacacacacacacacacacacacacacacacacacacacacacacacacacacacacacacacacacaaacacaaacacactttTGACACCATAGGAATTCTTTATTTCAGATGGCTAACACAATAAAGTAATAATAAGTTAGTAGCTAGATCTACACATAGATTGATTGTAGCTGCTGTATTCGCAGGGAATTCAGTACTCAAGAGAAATTCATTTATGTATGCATTGATTACCAGATCGACTTTAGCACTGGTGTCATCTGACTAATTATTGTGGCGATTATTTACAAGATGGCATTGGCCAATGTCGTTTACCTCTCATTGCTGGTTCTATTGGTCCATATGGTGCTTGCTTGCACGATGGGTCTGAATACACAGGCAGCTATGTGGATAGAGTCACTAAGCAAGTGTGTGATGTAATATTGAGCTATCACTGGTTAATAATGATGTTTGGTTTAATTATCCAGAAGCTGAAAGATTGGCATCGTCAACGCATAGAGCTTTTTTATAGTGAAGGGTTGAGGCTGTTTGCTTGTGAAACAATACCAGTTCAAGTTGTATTGTTCAGGTCTAGTGAGTGGTCGGTTGTTACTATCATCGTGTTTGTTATTAGCTAGAAGCTGAGGTAATTGTTGAGGTGATGTCTGAGTTTTCAGATGCATATTGTTGGATATCATTCTCTTGCAAGGTATTCACTAGGGGAATTGTGTCGatgaatttgtgtgtgtgtgtgtgtgtgtgtgtgtgtgtgtgtgtgtgtgtgtgtgtgtgtgtgtgtgtgtgtgtgtgtgtgtgtgtgtgtgtgtgtgtgtgtgtgtgtgtgtgtgtgtgtgtcataccATTTGTCATCTCATATAGGGTTTACCTTGGCAGAATCTACCAGCAATTTATTTCTTGGCATCCCCTATAGCCTGCAATCAACACCAGAACGCTTAGGGTATACTAACAGTACCAGTATACTACACTACTACAGCATACTGATGCCACAGTTTAGTACTGGTACTGTTCATATACTGTAGTATACAGCAGAGGAAAGCTACAAGCACTCCAGTGCCCATAATCATACATTACGATGATTGGAGCAGACCACATCTTCCAGTCTAAAGGGCATGCACCAAAGACATTTTCAAACAAGAATATTGTATATGTTGGGTTAATTAAACTTGTTTTCACGTGAGGTTATAGCCATTAAtgtggttgatattaacaggtgtaaaagttgtgtgtgtgtgtgtgtgtgtgtgtgtgtgtgtgtgtgtgtgtgcccacaTCATATGTTATATAGGTCAACTGCACTGGTGCTGACTGGTTTGTTTCTAGGATGGTTTACATGTGTGCCATGGAGAGACTCTAGTTGATGCAGTCTCTTCCGTTGTGCATTCCTCTCAGGTTAAACAGTCACAAAATAATTTATTCAATGCAGGGGTGGCCAATTGACACTATGATGCCACAGGTGGCACCAGAGGCTGGTCTGGGGCACCAAGCAAGCAAGATTTGGCACCAAGGCGTGAAGCTACTCAAGCAGATGGTGACATCACAACTGCGACTGAAGACATCACTTATGTCAAtcatgtgtctgcatgtgtgcccgcctgcctgtctgtctgcatgcatccaGGTATGTATGATGAtgatatacatgcatacatgagtatgtatttagtatgcatgcatatgtataaatgtatgtatgtgtgtatgtactatgtaggtaggtaggtataGCGTCAAACCAGACTCGTGCAGGTGTGTCCATGTTGGCGTGTCATTTCCATTGGACATCAGGATGCGTTCCTGGTGCTACACCAAGGCACCAGACTTATCCAAACTTGGCCACCCTTGTCATTGATGTTGGCATACATGTACCACACTATATTATATCCTGTATATTCTGTTTGTCAGGTAATTGCAGTGGGAGTTAATTGTACTGCACCCCAACATGTTGAAGTATGTTTATAATACAAATCTAGACCTTACAGCTCGGGACAATAGATGACTTCATTTCTGGCTATAGTCTCTCCTGAAGAGCATTTCTAAATGCTCAGCTGGACGAATGTTGCTGGCTTATCCTAATAGTGGTGAAGAATGGATTGATTCTCGGTATGTTGTGTAGCTTGAAAAGTTGATAGCAATTTATAGGTGGGATAAGAGCATTGATTATACACTGTTTTGTCTCAACAGTTGGGAAGTCCAAGAAGACTCATCTTTAGCTTTGGTGAACTACCTGCAATTATGGATACAAGCAGGAGCAAAGCTAATAGGTTTGAGTGAGCATTGCTCTGTAAGGTGACATTGTGTAAAATTTTCATAATTTTGCACTTCAGGGGGTTGTTGTCGAACAAGACCAAGTGACATACAGAGTTTTCACCAAGCTTTTCATGCTAACCAGAATTAGGTAAATGGTTGCATTGTATACACTGGATGCTGTGGATCCCGGAGTATATAGTGTAATATCAAACAAACGTTGTAACAGTATTTCTGTATTGACTACGGgtgttaaaatatattattatgttgtCTTGCACTAGAACATATCTACTGCAGTTCCCTCGTGGGGCAACAAGCAAAACAACGTTaacatcaacacaaaacacacttGACCTATCACAACAAAACAGTTACTATAAATATTCTTTTAAAGAAGTATAATGCCAAGGAAAAACATTTATGTCAGTCATAGATCTTATCCATGTGCATTTCTTTCTCAGTAACAGCCAGCAGACATTTTACTAAACTGTATAACAGAGTCTATGGCTCTCTTCATGAAGAGAATCTGTTGTCTTCGTACTTTCACTGCGCATTCCTCAAAGCATTCTGGCATTTGTCTCTCTAATTGATTCACTTTGTGCCATTCCCAATCCTCGTCTGATGCTTTTCTGATATGCggtattaatcaatttaatgaCTGACACTTTACTACTGTCCCATATAGCTGACTTTCCTTATGCGAGTACGGGAAATAACTGGACATCAATAGTCTTAGGTCACACTTTGTCTGATGTGCAGTGTCCACCCAATCTAGATATGATAGAATTAACAGCTCCATAATATTTCTCAATTCTTTTCTTTGTATAGTCAGACCTTGATCCGATGAGTGTAACTCAACACCCAAATGACGTATTGACTAATGGCATTTCAACTCTCTATCTCCAAGTTTGAATACAGGTTGATCAACGAAGGTATTTTTCTTCCTAACAAATACCATTGGAAAGCTTTTCTTGACATTGAGGCTTATAATTGGTGGTCCTGGATGAAAGAAGACCAAATATTCAGCATGCTCTGTAATCCTGAAACGGTTGGCAATAATAAAGTTATGTCGTCAGCATATAGACCAGACATTCTACAAAAAGACTGAAGACGAGCTCCTTCTCCAGACTTTTCCTATGAAACTATGAGATCGTCAAGGTACATATTAAATAGAATTGGTGACAAAACACTAGCTGCCTCGTCTCAACCCATTCCTGCTTCCAAATGGTTCCAAAAAGCTATTCCTCTATCTTATTCTAAGACTTTGATTTGCATACCACAAATATAGCAGTCTCACAAATAGGTTGGGCAACCTCGATCCAACAATTTCTGAAACAATCTATAATGTGCCACTCTGTCGTATGCTTTGGACAGATCCAATGCAGCAGAACACATCGCCTGATTTCCATTATAGAGATAGTAATTCATGCAACCTTTAAGAACAAAGGAACAGTCCGAACAACTATGAcgtcttttaattaaaactaaattTGCTGGTCTGTGGATTCCAGAACACACCTATCTAAAATACGTTCCAACATCTTGGAAACCACTGACGAAATAGCAATACCACAATAGTTACCCTCACTTGTCATGTCCCCACGTTCATCTTTGACAATGCATGGGTACGTGTGATTCAAGAAATTGGTTCGGTAAGAATGAGTGTCAAAGAAATGCAGTAAATGCCACACTCAGGTGAATAGATAGATATGATCCTCCATATCTAAGATGCTCTCGTTGTACACCATCAGGGCCTTTGCTTTTCTGTAATTTAAGAGGTTTGATggctttctccacttctctagGATGAACTTCGCCATGGATAACGCTCTGTCCTCATCCTGGATTGTAAAGCCTCTTCAAACATTGATCGTTCACGTTCCACGCTTTCCAAAGATtcgctgttaattaataatgccACTAAAATGACGTCTCCAAAGATGCAGTATCAATTCATCAGTAGTGCACTCTCCCACTCTAAGTGTGGTATTTGAATGAACAGGATACAGACCATAATTCACTTTGCCCCAAAAATCTGACTGGTTATTGATATTCAAGTTAGCAAGAGTGTTGCTGTATAGCGTATCGATATCTCTATGTGATTGTACAAGGCGTCAGTTATGCCATTTCTCTTGTACAGTAGCAATGATCACTGATAAAGTACACACATGAACTCTGTATTACAGATGTCTACAACCATGCAATTAGGCATCATaaggattaattaattaataaagttaattaattaatgaaaagtTCATTCTTCGCTTACCTCATCGACAATCTGAAACACGTGACTAGAAGAATACTCTGTCTTTCGTGCATGTTCTGAATGTTAGCTCCCATGGTAGACcttacttatatatatatatatatatatatatatatatatatatatatatatatatatatatatacacacatacacatgtatatatggAGCATAGGTTTGGAGACTGGTTAGATGACGTCACAGCCTCGATGAATGCAATGTCACAGCCAGAAGACGGTACAGTGCCTACACTGCCGCAGCTAGACGTTGGTAATGGTATTCTTGTCGCcatatttcaattaattatttatcgCCAACCCAAAATTTGATTACTAAACATCCGGGAGTTCACTCgctaatattaataataataagagtGAACCCGGGAAAACGTACAGTCAGCGATGTCTGTTACTCGCAATCGAGCTGTTGAAAACTGCAAATCAATCCTCGACCGTTTGGCTGAAGGGCTgaaaacaaccagacaactAACTGAAGACACTCTAACCGACGTCAATGGAGACGCCGAGCTTGACAAGCAAACCACAGAGCTAAAGGAGTTGCTCACGTCTTACGACGACCTGCAGCATGACGTGGAGCACATGGCACGCGCTCTAATCGAAGTCACTCGCACTGGCCAGACGCATGATGGAAACAGCAGCGACCTTGAAAATGTATTCATGACCAAACTGAGCCAACTGCGAGCTGAAGAAGGAGAGAACGAAGAAGGTAACAGTCAGGACGACGTGGTTATGTCTCAAGTTCGGGAAACTTATAAGTGTCCTATTACTCAACGATTGATGGAGGATCCTGTCACCAATAGTGCTTGCAGTCACAGCTACTCGAAGGCCGCCATCCTCCAACTGCTGCAGCAAAGAGGTTCAGGTCGGCTTCGATGCCCTGTGTGTGGAGACCGAGTTTTTCAGCAGAATCTAGTGGCGGACAAAGAAATGGAGAGACAGATTCGTCGGTACAAGAGACAGTTGTAGAATCGAAATGAAGATACCAGTGCTTAGAGAAAACAAAGTAGACTAGCCATTAagagttttaattaagtttgttgAATTAGCCATTTTTGGTTGTAAAAGTAAGTGTTGACATATTTAGAGTTGATTTAGTCCTGTGGAATTAATTGCAGATTCATGCTGtacgcacatgtacacatagcctcgaacttccagaccagagagagTGCTCACTGGAAATTTGAGGCTTAGCTGCACCAAAGGGGTGATACCTTTGTGTTACCCAATCAAATGACTGAGAGTAAGTTCTGATTACCAATGATAGTAACTGTTACATGTAAGCAAAGCATGTCTCTACTGGTCTAGGCAGTGATCGAGGGGGCTAAGGTTTGAATAATGGCAACCATCCGCCATCAGACAAACTTTGCACTATTGTAAACTTATGTAGTAGTGAAACATAAAGTAGATctctaacttaattaagctcaGCAAGCGACATGCTGTTTAGTCTCTcatagcctcgcaagccatgAAGGCTCTTCCGCCCTtcccttttctatttttggttctagaaaaggggaggggctgactacgctgagctaaacgcacgtgaatcgcacgaggaggaggagcttttgccggaattgctcccatattgtgtgtgtgtgtggtgtgtgtgtgtgtgtgtgtgtgtgtgtgtgtgtgtgtgtgtgtgtgtgtgtgtgtgtgtgtgtgtgtaatatatataatataatgtagTATAAGTCAAAAGGGGAAGGGGCTGGCCATGTTAGGTAGTCTCTTGTAGCCAGACTCTACTGCCGAGTCATACATTAGGGAGTACAGTActatacatacagtactgtactgcagTACATGTAGATGCAGTGGTAGGGTCTGGCTTTGCGAGAATAGCTGTTAGGTAGAATGCAAATATTAAAATCAACTAGCAGCATATTTCGTCGTGGACACTTGGAATGTAAAATTGTAATCTTGCCAAAAGTACTGGTGAGATATtggacaacaaaacaaatgctCTGGGGAAAACTGATCAAGAGTACAATTTTTCAGAGTAGTCAGTATATAAGTCCTAACATTCTATGGAGTTGATACAATCAAGTGGATATCAACTGGTTTAACCAATCCACAACAAAGTTATTCATACATAAAAAATCCAACTGATCTAACATCATGAGTTGCACAAAGATGTCAATTCATAGCAGAACACAGGAGTTGTTAAAAGCATTCTGTTTTGCTTCAGTGCACATAAACCTCTACAAATAGACTGAGAGTCCTGTTCAAGTTCATTGCACATACTAAAATATTTGTCTGACCTCTTCTTGATGACAATAACAACTACAGTTACTCCAACACAGCAAGCGAATAAGAAAAATAGCAGAAAGCAGTACAGCAGCTCTAGGCTAGTCAAAGACTTGGAACCATTGGTAACAAGATGATGTATACaaacagcagagtgatttgAAGATAGCCTCATCGACTTTGTATAGCCCAGTCACACAGCATATCACCAGACATCAGCATGACATACACCATCATCACACACATCTTTCAAAGCACAATCCTGTAAAGCATACCTAACCAATATTGCTgacattgctgttgttgataaGTATTTATGCTCACTATACCTTTTTAGCCAATGAAAAAAACAGAAACTTCTGATGAACACTAGATTCGTTTCATCGAGAACAGGAAAAAACACTAGTGTCTGTGAATCTTGCCAAAATGATATGTGTGATGAATTTGACAGGTGCAGTGGACTCAGTGTCAAAATTCGCTGAAGATCAACAGGTCTCAATACAGAAGGTTTGTTGGTGTCATGTGAAAATTTGATGGAAAAATATGATCCCGATTGTAGTCTGCCTTCTACACTGTTAATTACTTTAAATAAAGAAGAACAAAACTCTCGACTTCAGCAAGACTACAACATCGTCACTAACCTCAGCAGAAAACAGAGCAGTCTTGAAGAACAATCTATCTGTATAGTGTACCTGGAAGTGAGGTGTACTGTTGTCTTGCGCAAGACATCCAAGTAATTTAATACTGATCAAGACTATGCAAATTCAAAAAGACGGGTTAGCAAACTAAGTCTGTCTAGAGAATTTTATTAGAGCCAGGTGGGAAGTGTGGTTGACAGTATCACGCAGCCAGCTCCTCCCCCTTTAGCTTTAGGATGCCAGATGGTGATGATGTGGTTTGTCTAGATATTTACTGCCAAAGGCCTGTAGGCTGGGGGTTCAGACAAACTGCCCGCTCAGCCGTAAAGGTCTGCTTTCgatccagtgtgtgtgtgtgtgtgtgtgtgtgtgtgtgtgtgtgtgtgtgtgtgtgtgtgtgtgtgtgtgtgtgtgtgtgtgtgcattttgagagaaataatattatattttataacaaactactaacagacaaaaccaacaaatcccaagcaattacatcagcatctaacattaatcGACTTTGTATCATGCGAgcattaaatttccacaaattaacagacagttgttgcattaaaTTAGAATATGCTTGTGTAAAAGGAATACTAGTCGCAGTCACTACTTTAGACGCAATAGTTTTAATAGTATCCAGACTAGCAGAAGTCCAACAACCATATGTTTCCACTGCTAGTGGGAAGAACAAGGCACCACTGTCAGCAACTGCTTCTTCGTACTTGAGATCTTTTTCAAGTTcacctgctgctgcagcagaaCCAGCAGAATTTGCACCGTtggcaacaaatttcaattggaCTGTGTTACGGATGATAAGGTCAAAATAGGCAGCGCGTCCAAACAGAAAGTTGGAATGGTAAACATCACCAGGGCGATTGTTATTCTGTGATGAAAATCTCTGTTCTAGTAAAGTCCCTTTGTCATCTATCAACAGTGCATTATAGATGGTGTCCCTCAAAGCATCGTGACATTTCGATCTCAACGAGTTCTTACGACAGCCGAGAAGATTATCCCCAAACTTGTCAATCAATTGACCACATGGGCAGCGTACAGCGTTTGGATGAGACAGAAAAAGAGGAATACCCAGTCAAAGTCGTAGAGCAACAGTGAACTCATGCCTGGACATAGCAAGCCCGAGATTTGGGTTGGGTATGGCTGTGAGCCATGCCCCTGCATGTGGTTCAGATATTGCGTTTAGTCTAGCTTGGTCACGAGTAGTTGAAGACTCTTTCAATGAATCAAACTTCCGTGTATCCACTTGCTTTTGCAATGAACGTTGAGATACCAAGTCAATATTAGTGTCTGATGTAAGACTCCCAAATTCCTAAAGAAAGACTGCTTTGGAACTCGTCTCGCAATCCAAAAGAAGTACCAAAGATTCTTTAGTAACAGAAGTAGAAGGAGGCGTTTGACTAGATCTCGGCTAGAATTACAACTACCAATAAATGCAAGAGGAGAGACACTTTGTGCTTCACATAATCCTAGACCTCCCAGAGTGATTGGCAGGGATGCTTGACATCACGCTTCATCTGAAAGCGACGAGTGAGACAAAATTTCTAGTGAATGTCACAAgcattatatgtatatatatatatatatatatatatatatatatatatatatatatatatatatatacaaaagcTAGCTAAACTAACTCGTGTGATCTCACCAACGGATTCCAACACTGAAAATGACGGCACATTCTGAACTAGCTATATGCAAGCTAAACGTTGTTACACATCACTCAAGTCATGCAATACAACACCAAACAACCTACTGGAAGAACAGTTTACATGGTTCATTATGTGTTCGCTAGATGATAGGCAATGTGGCGCTCCAAAATGAGGCGTTAAACGCAGTTTTGGTCCCACCGCAGCCTTATATAGTAGTTGTTGATTCAAATCTTACGAATGCACAGAGGGCCTATTTACTATGAAGTGCatgcatctctgaagaattctCACTATACAATTTCATTCAGAGTTTTATGTAACCTGTTCAGTGATATCTCAAAGTAGAATATACCCCGTTACAAATCCCGTTCTTTGCCGAAGCTGATTGCACTAATGCAATCTAATTCTAATTCTAAATTAATCTATTAATCTAATTAATCTACTGCACTAATTCTAGATCCCACTGAAGACAATTAAAATCGAAAGACCTGGATATATGCAAAAATAGCTTGCCTTTTTCGACGTCCCGGCACTACACCACACGTACTGTCTGAAGTGTAGTCTAGatttggtggagatctgaTGGGCCGTGCCCAGAGAAACTCGAGCACGAGTGGAGGCAGGTTCAATCCGATCACAAATCACAGACTCTAGCACACGTTCCCAATGATGCACTTTTGCTCTAGACACCGAAAGAAACTCGCCCGTGCACAGTTCTGTACACATAGTACGGTTTCTAAGACATTGAGAAAACTTTTTCCCGTTTTCGATACCATTTTCGAGCCAATCTGTAGATCTGTGAATTCATTGGATTGCGACGTTCGAGGTAGTGTTGGCAGAAAAGGAGGGAACCAAAGGAATCAAGAACTGGAAACGGTCATGCCCGTCAGAAAAGTGACGCAGTACGTCCAT is a window of Corticium candelabrum chromosome 20, ooCorCand1.1, whole genome shotgun sequence DNA encoding:
- the LOC134195629 gene encoding uncharacterized protein LOC134195629 isoform X1 translates to MATGNCSVVLLDGGLATELEQRGFMIQDDPLWSARLLRSQPQAIKDVHKCYLASGAEIIITASYQASVTGFMKYLGVSLEEAKSLMTRSISLARQAVGEHLAERGIQYSREIHLYGIGQCRLPLIAGSIGPYGACLHDGSEYTGSYVDRVTKQKLKDWHRQRIELFYSEGLRLFACETIPVQLEAEVIVEVMSEFSDAYCWISFSCKDGLHVCHGETLVDAVSSVVHSSQVAPEAGLGHQASKIWHQGVKLLKQMVTSQLRLKTSLMSIMCLHVCPPACLSACIQVIAVGVNCTAPQHVESLLKSISKCSAGRMLLAYPNSGEEWIDSRWEVQEDSSLALVNYLQLWIQAGAKLIGGCCRTRPSDIQSFHQAFHANQN
- the LOC134195629 gene encoding uncharacterized protein LOC134195629 isoform X2, with translation MTLCGAHDYSEVNHKQLKMYTNVIWQVVLKSSLQRHIKRGSVTGFMKYLGVSLEEAKSLMTRSISLARQAVGEHLAERGIQYSREIHLYGIGQCRLPLIAGSIGPYGACLHDGSEYTGSYVDRVTKQKLKDWHRQRIELFYSEGLRLFACETIPVQLEAEVIVEVMSEFSDAYCWISFSCKDGLHVCHGETLVDAVSSVVHSSQVAPEAGLGHQASKIWHQGVKLLKQMVTSQLRLKTSLMSIMCLHVCPPACLSACIQVIAVGVNCTAPQHVESLLKSISKCSAGRMLLAYPNSGEEWIDSRWEVQEDSSLALVNYLQLWIQAGAKLIGGCCRTRPSDIQSFHQAFHANQN
- the LOC134195629 gene encoding uncharacterized protein LOC134195629 isoform X3: MATGNCSVVLLDGGLATELEQRGFMIQDDPLWSARLLRSQPQAIKDVHKCYLASGAEIIITASYQASVTGFMKYLGVSLEEAKSLMTRSISLARQAVGEHLAERGIQYSREIHLYGIGQCRLPLIAGSIGPYGACLHDGSEYTGSYVDRVTKQKLKDWHRQRIELFYSEGLRLFACETIPVQLEAEVIVEVMSEFSDAYCWISFSCKDGLHVCHGETLVDAVSSVVHSSQVIAVGVNCTAPQHVESLLKSISKCSAGRMLLAYPNSGEEWIDSRWEVQEDSSLALVNYLQLWIQAGAKLIGGCCRTRPSDIQSFHQAFHANQN
- the LOC134195629 gene encoding uncharacterized protein LOC134195629 isoform X4, which encodes MKYLGVSLEEAKSLMTRSISLARQAVGEHLAERGIQYSREIHLYGIGQCRLPLIAGSIGPYGACLHDGSEYTGSYVDRVTKQKLKDWHRQRIELFYSEGLRLFACETIPVQLEAEVIVEVMSEFSDAYCWISFSCKDGLHVCHGETLVDAVSSVVHSSQVAPEAGLGHQASKIWHQGVKLLKQMVTSQLRLKTSLMSIMCLHVCPPACLSACIQVIAVGVNCTAPQHVESLLKSISKCSAGRMLLAYPNSGEEWIDSRWEVQEDSSLALVNYLQLWIQAGAKLIGGCCRTRPSDIQSFHQAFHANQN
- the LOC134195753 gene encoding E3 SUMO-protein ligase NSE2-like, encoding MSVTRNRAVENCKSILDRLAEGLKTTRQLTEDTLTDVNGDAELDKQTTELKELLTSYDDLQHDVEHMARALIEVTRTGQTHDGNSSDLENVFMTKLSQLRAEEGENEEGNSQDDVVMSQVRETYKCPITQRLMEDPVTNSACSHSYSKAAILQLLQQRGSGRLRCPVCGDRVFQQNLVADKEMERQIRRYKRQL